The following are encoded together in the Poseidonibacter lekithochrous genome:
- a CDS encoding phytoene desaturase family protein — protein sequence MKKINIAVVGSGIGGSLISALNSNESLKLFERDMNLGGCASTFKRYGAFFNAGATTFVGYEDNHPIKRIFDDIGFNPDLLKSNIAIRTIQNKKVLDRIQDFDVFLEELNKVYPNKNNEKFWRTLKDIDEKFWNLKKLYFAKYSMKSYFRTASFIYELLKVFKFDLFKSATGFIEDILGDISEEYQSFIDAQLFITVQTTSKDIPLLSMALGLSYPFHDVFYVYGGMGSLFDGILEDVDVHKKEEVLKIKKQDDYYHIQTSKDEYLAKNVILNSTVFDSSKFFEDKKIQDYYNSFSFNDQSAFVVYLKLDIEPELLHHYQVILNEKIPNCISNSFFVSLSDKNDYKLSKKGLSITISTHAKANSWKQYSKDEYEKEKEKTMNFIIEEFLNNFDKISKDNIKYSFCATSTTFNNYINRFNCGGNSITIKNAINLPSCNTPFEGLYNVGDTVFAGQGWPGIALGVEVLNKELNGKL from the coding sequence ATGAAAAAGATTAATATTGCAGTAGTTGGTTCTGGAATTGGAGGCAGTTTGATTTCTGCTTTAAATAGTAATGAATCACTAAAACTTTTTGAACGAGATATGAACCTTGGTGGTTGTGCTAGTACTTTTAAAAGATATGGAGCTTTTTTTAATGCAGGAGCTACTACTTTTGTGGGTTATGAAGATAATCATCCTATAAAAAGAATTTTTGATGATATAGGATTTAATCCTGATTTATTAAAAAGTAATATTGCTATACGAACTATTCAAAATAAAAAAGTCTTAGATAGAATTCAAGATTTTGATGTTTTTTTAGAAGAGTTAAACAAAGTTTATCCAAATAAAAACAATGAGAAGTTTTGGAGAACTTTAAAAGATATTGATGAAAAATTTTGGAACTTAAAAAAGTTATATTTTGCAAAATATAGTATGAAATCTTATTTTAGAACAGCTTCATTTATTTACGAGTTATTAAAAGTATTTAAATTTGATTTATTCAAAAGTGCAACAGGTTTTATAGAAGATATCTTAGGGGATATTTCAGAGGAATATCAAAGTTTTATAGATGCTCAACTTTTTATTACAGTTCAAACTACATCAAAAGATATTCCTTTATTATCAATGGCTTTAGGTTTATCATATCCTTTTCATGATGTTTTTTATGTTTATGGAGGTATGGGAAGCTTATTTGATGGTATTCTTGAAGACGTTGATGTTCATAAAAAAGAAGAAGTTTTAAAAATAAAAAAACAAGATGACTATTATCATATACAAACTTCAAAAGATGAATACTTAGCAAAAAATGTGATTTTAAACTCTACTGTATTTGATAGTAGTAAGTTTTTTGAAGATAAAAAAATACAAGATTATTACAATAGTTTTAGCTTTAATGATCAAAGTGCTTTTGTTGTTTATCTAAAACTTGATATTGAACCTGAGTTACTACATCATTATCAAGTAATATTAAATGAAAAAATACCTAATTGTATTTCAAACTCTTTTTTTGTTTCTCTTTCTGATAAAAATGATTATAAACTAAGTAAAAAGGGACTTAGTATTACTATCTCAACTCATGCAAAAGCAAATTCATGGAAACAATATTCAAAAGATGAGTATGAAAAAGAAAAAGAAAAAACAATGAATTTTATTATTGAAGAGTTTTTAAATAATTTTGATAAGATTAGTAAAGATAATATTAAATATTCTTTTTGTGCTACATCTACAACTTTTAATAACTATATAAATAGATTTAATTGTGGTGGAAATAGTATCACTATAAAAAATGCAATTAATCTTCCTTCTTGTAATACTCCTTTCGAAGGACTTTATAATGTTGGAGATACAGTATTTGCAGGACAAGGGTGGCCTGGTATTGCTCTTGGCGTGGAAGTATTAAATAAGGAATTAAATGGAAAGCTTTGA
- a CDS encoding cryptochrome/photolyase family protein has translation MRQILWFRRDLRINDNAILSSTFDEVLPIFIFDEKILSSLNKDDKRVTFIYESVLALKKQLKQKGLDLAIFYGNPIEIFTKLQKEGFDEVLCSVDFDYYSKKRDKEIEEILPMKRFCDSWILKPWQVYKKDGTPYKMFTPFYKSLDFIWQSKSLEEFSFNTNLKLINFDYSCNISLEDMGFKKEVLPEFLKKDANKLIEEFSKSINSYVKDRDFFNKESTSMLSVHLRFGLISARELFNKIKELNTNEGDAYIRQLFWREFYNYILYHFPMSQFENFKKLNVPWNENEDDFLAWCEGNTGVPIIDASMREFNKTGMMHNRLRMIVSSYLTKNLLINWKKGERYFASKLLDYEASSNIGSWQWAASTGVDSVPYFRIFNPYLQSAKFDKEAVFIKSVIKELENIDAKTLHKEGAVQENLFVDYPKQIVSISFSRQRTIDTFKRLQNEKD, from the coding sequence ATGAGACAGATATTATGGTTTAGAAGAGATCTTAGAATCAATGATAATGCAATCTTATCAAGTACTTTTGATGAGGTATTGCCTATATTTATTTTTGATGAAAAGATTCTCTCTTCCTTAAACAAAGATGATAAAAGAGTTACTTTTATTTATGAATCTGTTTTAGCTTTGAAAAAACAGTTAAAACAAAAAGGTTTAGACTTAGCAATTTTTTATGGAAATCCTATAGAGATATTTACAAAACTTCAAAAAGAAGGTTTTGATGAGGTTTTGTGTTCTGTAGATTTTGATTACTATTCAAAGAAAAGAGATAAAGAAATAGAAGAAATTCTACCAATGAAAAGATTTTGTGATTCATGGATTTTAAAACCATGGCAAGTTTATAAAAAAGATGGAACTCCATATAAAATGTTTACACCTTTTTATAAATCATTAGATTTTATCTGGCAAAGTAAATCTCTTGAAGAGTTTTCTTTTAATACAAATCTTAAACTAATAAATTTTGATTATTCATGTAATATTTCCCTAGAAGATATGGGATTTAAAAAAGAAGTATTACCTGAGTTTTTAAAAAAAGATGCAAATAAATTAATAGAAGAGTTTAGTAAATCTATTAATTCATATGTAAAAGATAGAGATTTTTTCAATAAAGAATCAACTTCAATGTTAAGTGTGCATTTACGATTTGGTCTTATATCTGCACGTGAGCTTTTTAATAAAATTAAAGAGTTAAATACAAATGAGGGTGATGCATATATTAGACAGCTTTTTTGGAGAGAATTTTACAACTACATTTTATATCATTTTCCTATGTCTCAGTTTGAGAATTTTAAGAAGCTTAATGTTCCTTGGAATGAAAATGAAGACGATTTTCTTGCATGGTGTGAGGGTAATACTGGAGTTCCAATTATTGATGCAAGCATGAGAGAGTTTAATAAAACTGGAATGATGCATAATAGATTAAGAATGATAGTATCGTCATATCTTACAAAAAATCTATTAATCAATTGGAAAAAAGGTGAGAGATATTTTGCTTCAAAACTATTAGATTATGAAGCTAGTTCAAACATTGGTTCATGGCAATGGGCTGCTAGTACGGGTGTAGATTCTGTTCCTTATTTTAGAATATTTAATCCTTATTTACAAAGTGCAAAATTTGATAAAGAGGCTGTATTTATAAAAAGTGTAATTAAAGAGTTAGAAAATATAGATGCTAAGACCTTACATAAAGAGGGTGCAGTTCAAGAAAATCTATTTGTAGATTATCCTAAACAAATTGTATCAATTTCTTTTTCAAGACAAAGAACAATTGATACTTTTAAAAGGCTTCAAAATGAAAAAGATTAA
- a CDS encoding YbgA family protein translates to MRLGISACLLGTMCRYDGSDNKDGFIINTLGKYFDYEPYCPEAEVFGTPRPTIRLVEVNDETRVHTSFESKDLTDELDESCEKNANRIQNDMLCGFVLKSNSPTCGMERVKVYKDTNAPSEKKGTGRFAAKIKEKYPFLPLEEEGRLKDPWLRENFLMQIFAYKHIHEFVLGKPSFKDLIEFHTQYKYLIYAKSHIFYKKLGSIVANTEKKGLDTVLEEYKWAFLEAINEKGNIKKTYNVLLHIFGYFKKLITSSEKQEILEFIEDYKNKLIPLVAVINILNLYTKRFEHSYLLGQKFLNPYPKELALRSDIKAYK, encoded by the coding sequence ATGAGACTTGGAATTTCAGCTTGCCTATTAGGAACTATGTGTAGATATGATGGTAGTGATAATAAAGATGGTTTTATAATAAATACTTTAGGTAAGTATTTTGATTACGAACCATATTGTCCTGAAGCAGAGGTTTTTGGTACACCAAGACCTACAATTAGATTAGTAGAAGTTAATGATGAAACAAGAGTCCATACTTCTTTTGAATCTAAAGACTTAACAGATGAATTAGATGAATCTTGTGAAAAAAATGCTAATAGAATACAAAATGATATGTTATGTGGTTTTGTACTTAAATCAAACTCTCCAACATGTGGAATGGAAAGAGTTAAAGTTTATAAAGATACTAATGCTCCTAGTGAAAAAAAAGGTACTGGTAGATTTGCTGCTAAAATCAAAGAAAAATATCCATTCTTACCCCTAGAAGAAGAGGGTAGACTAAAAGATCCATGGTTAAGAGAAAACTTCTTAATGCAAATATTTGCATATAAACATATACATGAGTTTGTACTTGGGAAACCAAGCTTCAAAGATTTAATAGAGTTCCATACTCAATATAAATATTTAATTTATGCTAAATCTCATATCTTCTATAAAAAACTTGGATCTATCGTAGCTAATACTGAAAAAAAAGGTTTAGATACGGTATTAGAAGAGTATAAATGGGCATTCTTAGAAGCTATCAATGAAAAAGGAAATATCAAAAAAACATACAATGTGCTTTTACATATTTTTGGATATTTCAAAAAATTAATTACTAGTAGTGAAAAACAAGAAATACTAGAGTTTATAGAAGATTATAAAAATAAACTAATTCCTTTAGTTGCAGTTATTAATATTCTAAATTTATATACAAAAAGATTTGAGCATTCTTATTTATTAGGTCAAAAATTTTTAAATCCATATCCAAAAGAATTAGCTTTAAGATCGGATATTAAGGCTTACAAATGA
- the hrpB gene encoding ATP-dependent helicase HrpB — translation MLNFPINEVIPKIKELLHNNSQIIIEAPAGAGKSTIVPISLLNEPWLENKKIIVLEPRRVAARAVATQMAKLLGQKVGQDVGYQIKMDSCFTSKTKILVVTEGILVRKLQSDQALEDVACVIFDEFHERSIHTDLSLALSLQSQEMLREDLKIILMSATLNAEKLSAILNQARLVTSQGRMFDVEEIYLSDDKRHPNKDDINKYLLDTILKAYTENQGDILIFLAGQKEINTLKALLENSIKDDILILPLHSNLNKNEQDLAINKNQKRKIILSTNLAQTSLTIEGITVVIDSGLEKQSRFDYTNGMDHLELSFISQDSAIQRQGRAGRLSEGKCYKLWHKKRLLEKEIKPEILRVDLSSFLLDVSLWGCEDLEELVLLDLPKDEVINESRKVLKELEMLDKDKVITPLGKDAVSLGLHPRLAFMLLKANTLGFAKEASLIASLLVEKDIFSRDYNSADFIDRFEVVYENRFSSSYINTHRAKQVIKQSEFYLKRLEKLQKINKQNTFDKSKVAILLLFAYPDRLAKKRVSDDTTYALSNKKAASLNSNDALFKSEYLVVASLNAKQTNSYISQACKIEEKDIKKYFASHIKTKISSSNSVEFELREKTFFEDLVMSEQNAKNISKEEYIDALLDFIKNRGIEKVFDFDKKTKSLLDRLEFINKTKKDGFNCDLEIASFSNEFLTSSVDAWLKPYLENIKKFDDLKKLDLYSILSSQISWNELCLLDELLPTHLSVPSGSKIFIDYSDDKNPILEVRIQEVFGMMETPRVLNNQISLTIHLLSPARRPIQITKDLKSFWQNSYEEVRKELRGKYKRHYWPENPYEAVATSKTKKHM, via the coding sequence ATGTTAAACTTTCCAATAAATGAAGTAATACCAAAAATAAAAGAGCTATTACATAATAATTCCCAAATAATCATTGAAGCCCCAGCTGGTGCTGGTAAAAGTACTATTGTTCCTATCTCACTACTTAATGAACCCTGGTTAGAGAATAAAAAAATTATTGTTCTAGAACCACGCCGTGTAGCAGCACGTGCAGTGGCAACTCAAATGGCAAAACTTTTAGGTCAAAAAGTAGGGCAAGACGTAGGTTATCAAATAAAGATGGACAGTTGTTTTACCTCAAAAACTAAAATATTAGTAGTTACAGAGGGAATACTTGTTCGAAAACTACAAAGTGACCAAGCTTTAGAAGATGTAGCTTGTGTGATTTTTGATGAGTTCCATGAAAGAAGTATTCATACTGATTTATCTTTGGCTTTGAGTTTACAATCTCAAGAGATGTTAAGAGAGGATTTAAAAATCATTCTTATGTCTGCTACTTTAAACGCAGAAAAACTATCAGCTATTCTAAATCAAGCCAGATTAGTAACAAGTCAAGGACGAATGTTTGATGTGGAAGAGATATATTTAAGTGATGATAAAAGACATCCAAACAAAGACGATATTAACAAATATCTATTAGATACAATACTAAAAGCTTATACTGAAAACCAAGGAGATATACTAATCTTCTTAGCAGGACAAAAAGAGATTAATACCCTAAAAGCTCTTTTAGAAAATAGTATTAAAGATGATATTTTAATACTTCCTCTTCATTCAAACCTTAATAAAAATGAACAAGATTTAGCTATAAATAAGAATCAAAAAAGAAAAATAATTCTATCTACAAACCTAGCTCAGACTTCTTTAACAATAGAGGGAATTACAGTTGTTATAGATTCAGGATTAGAAAAACAATCAAGATTTGATTATACAAATGGAATGGATCATTTAGAACTATCATTTATTTCCCAAGACTCAGCAATTCAAAGACAAGGAAGAGCTGGAAGATTAAGTGAAGGGAAGTGTTATAAGTTATGGCATAAAAAAAGGCTTTTAGAAAAAGAGATAAAACCGGAAATTCTAAGAGTTGATTTAAGCTCTTTTCTTTTAGATGTTTCTTTGTGGGGATGCGAGGATTTAGAAGAGTTAGTTTTATTAGATTTACCAAAAGATGAAGTGATAAATGAGAGTAGAAAAGTCCTTAAAGAACTTGAGATGTTAGATAAAGACAAAGTTATTACACCTTTAGGGAAAGATGCTGTTTCTTTGGGATTACATCCTAGACTTGCCTTTATGTTATTAAAAGCAAATACTTTAGGTTTTGCAAAAGAGGCTTCTTTGATAGCTTCATTATTAGTAGAGAAAGATATTTTTTCAAGGGATTATAATTCTGCTGATTTTATAGATAGGTTTGAAGTAGTATATGAAAATAGATTTTCCTCTTCATATATTAATACACATAGAGCAAAACAAGTGATAAAACAAAGTGAGTTTTATCTTAAACGATTAGAAAAACTACAAAAAATAAATAAACAAAATACATTTGATAAAAGTAAAGTAGCTATATTATTACTATTCGCATATCCTGATAGATTAGCTAAAAAAAGAGTTAGTGATGATACTACTTATGCACTTAGTAATAAAAAAGCAGCATCTTTGAACTCTAATGATGCTTTATTTAAAAGTGAGTATTTAGTAGTAGCAAGTTTGAATGCAAAACAAACTAATTCATATATAAGTCAAGCTTGTAAGATAGAAGAAAAAGATATTAAAAAATATTTTGCTTCACATATTAAAACTAAAATTTCATCATCTAATAGTGTAGAGTTTGAGTTAAGAGAAAAGACATTTTTTGAAGATTTAGTAATGTCTGAACAAAATGCAAAGAATATATCAAAAGAAGAGTATATAGATGCCTTATTAGATTTTATTAAAAATAGAGGTATTGAAAAGGTTTTTGATTTTGATAAAAAAACTAAAAGCTTATTAGATAGATTGGAGTTTATAAATAAAACTAAAAAAGATGGTTTTAACTGTGATTTAGAAATAGCTAGTTTTAGTAATGAGTTTTTAACATCTAGTGTTGATGCTTGGTTAAAACCATATCTAGAGAATATTAAAAAGTTTGATGATTTAAAGAAATTGGATTTATATAGTATTTTATCATCACAAATTTCTTGGAATGAACTTTGTTTATTAGATGAACTATTACCTACGCATTTGAGTGTGCCAAGTGGTTCAAAGATTTTTATTGATTACTCAGATGATAAAAATCCTATATTAGAAGTACGAATTCAAGAAGTATTTGGAATGATGGAAACTCCAAGGGTTCTAAATAATCAAATATCTTTAACTATTCATTTATTAAGTCCTGCAAGAAGACCAATTCAAATAACAAAAGATCTAAAAAGCTTTTGGCAGAACTCTTATGAGGAAGTGCGAAAAGAATTAAGAGGAAAATATAAAAGACATTATTGGCCCGAAAATCCTTATGAAGCAGTAGCAACTAGTAAGACAAAAAAGCATATGTAA
- a CDS encoding Na/Pi cotransporter family protein: MLKNLMLPVFLILLAFLLLSNDDAKIIIAGVAIFLIGMVFMEDGFKLFSGGILEKLIEKSTNNIPKAIFTGFISTSVVQSSSLISIIVISFLSGGLIALSSAIGVILGANIGSTTTAWIVASFGVKIKISAFAMPMIIFGVIFRFTKSNSLKGLGNVLLGLGFVFLGISYMKDGFDTLKTALDLSQFAIEGYIGALVYIALGAVATVIIQSSGATMALIITALATNQIIYINALELAIGANIGTTVTAVIAAVASNSNGKRLAVAHFIFNIVTAFIAIVFLYQLSDLVDFLALKVAISEDNYAMKLALFHTIFNVIGVIVVTPFVYKLETFLQGLFKDEKSSKLKAKYLDEVFMKIPDAALISIKKEILHLYENAQEVISHAIYLHRHKFLGSGKKDLSQIVEKSNLDIHTDINQFYTNKIKSLYGEIIRYSALSQENMDEDDKNRVYDLKLASRNIVEAIKDIRDLHRNISIYLKSDNEDIKEEYNNLRVNIANTLRTINEIREEKDDIEVLTSLEVLRENIRNLDDIRNDRLDTLIRENYIDKKMATSLINDTTYAHAISKNLIEAASILFIERSEIQELGDEL, encoded by the coding sequence ATGCTAAAAAACTTAATGCTACCCGTTTTTTTAATATTATTAGCATTTTTACTACTATCTAACGATGATGCCAAAATAATAATTGCAGGAGTTGCAATTTTTTTAATTGGTATGGTTTTTATGGAAGATGGATTTAAATTATTTAGTGGTGGTATTTTAGAAAAACTTATAGAAAAAAGTACAAATAATATTCCCAAAGCTATCTTTACAGGTTTTATCTCAACATCTGTTGTCCAAAGTTCCTCTTTGATTTCTATTATTGTTATTTCATTTTTAAGTGGAGGACTTATAGCTTTAAGTTCTGCTATTGGAGTGATTCTAGGAGCAAACATAGGTAGTACCACAACAGCTTGGATAGTTGCAAGTTTTGGAGTGAAGATAAAAATATCAGCTTTTGCTATGCCCATGATTATCTTTGGGGTGATTTTTCGTTTTACTAAAAGCAACTCTTTAAAAGGCTTAGGAAATGTTCTTTTAGGACTAGGTTTTGTGTTTTTAGGAATATCATATATGAAAGATGGTTTTGATACTTTAAAAACTGCCTTGGATTTATCTCAGTTTGCAATAGAAGGGTATATTGGAGCTTTAGTATATATTGCTTTAGGAGCAGTTGCAACTGTTATTATTCAATCAAGTGGGGCTACAATGGCTCTAATTATTACAGCACTTGCGACAAATCAGATTATTTATATTAATGCTTTAGAGTTAGCAATTGGTGCAAATATTGGTACAACTGTAACAGCAGTTATTGCAGCTGTTGCTTCAAACTCAAATGGGAAAAGATTAGCAGTTGCTCATTTTATATTTAATATTGTAACTGCTTTTATTGCAATAGTCTTTTTATATCAACTATCTGATTTAGTGGACTTTCTAGCTTTAAAAGTGGCTATTAGTGAAGATAACTATGCAATGAAATTAGCACTGTTTCATACAATTTTTAATGTCATTGGAGTTATAGTAGTAACACCATTTGTTTATAAATTAGAGACTTTTTTACAAGGTTTATTCAAAGATGAAAAAAGCTCTAAATTAAAAGCAAAATATTTAGATGAAGTATTTATGAAAATTCCAGATGCTGCATTAATATCAATAAAAAAAGAGATACTTCATTTGTATGAAAATGCTCAAGAAGTAATATCTCACGCAATTTATCTTCATAGACACAAATTTCTAGGTAGTGGTAAAAAAGACCTAAGTCAAATTGTTGAAAAATCAAACCTAGATATTCACACAGATATAAACCAGTTTTATACAAATAAAATCAAAAGTTTATATGGTGAGATTATACGATACTCAGCTCTATCCCAAGAAAACATGGATGAAGATGATAAAAATAGAGTATATGACTTGAAGCTTGCCTCTAGGAATATTGTCGAAGCTATAAAAGATATTCGTGATTTACATAGAAATATATCAATTTATTTAAAATCAGATAACGAGGACATAAAAGAAGAGTATAATAATCTTAGGGTAAATATTGCAAATACTCTACGTACTATTAATGAAATACGTGAGGAAAAAGATGATATTGAAGTCTTGACTTCCCTTGAAGTATTACGAGAAAATATACGTAATTTAGATGATATTAGAAATGATAGATTAGATACATTGATTAGAGAAAACTATATTGATAAAAAGATGGCAACTTCTTTGATTAATGATACTACCTATGCCCATGCAATATCTAAGAATTTAATTGAAGCTGCTAGTATACTATTTATTGAGAGATCTGAAATCCAAGAGTTGGGAGATGAATTATGA
- a CDS encoding DEAD/DEAH box helicase, with the protein MLAAAQSGTGKTAAFLLPIIDELIESNQENNNTLRALIIAPTRELVNQINKAIEDFARHVEIKKTVVFGGVSSTEQARKLAKGVDILVATPGRLLEHIRNKTVNLSSVQTLVVDEVDTMLEMGFLEDIETIFAQASTTRQIMMFSATLNQNVKKLAKEFLSNPAVIEIASQRSTVAIIDQQIIQVDPEQKSALLSYLIGSRNYSQVLVFVNTKKEADGLVEHLELDGLPASCIHGDVRQTARAKALRKFKSGDIKVLVATDIAARGIDIQLLPVVVNYELPETVTDYTHRIGRTGRAGNAGTAITLLSVKDYRLMQEIEKELIFSVKRDIIEDFEPTEKKPRIFKARKKPLSHVKSSRKPQGATKQDPKKQKKKKSTKTTKRDANRNFRK; encoded by the coding sequence ATTTTAGCAGCAGCTCAGAGTGGTACAGGAAAAACAGCAGCGTTTTTATTACCAATTATTGATGAGCTTATAGAATCAAATCAAGAAAACAACAATACTCTAAGAGCATTAATTATAGCTCCCACTAGAGAATTAGTAAATCAAATCAATAAAGCTATTGAAGATTTCGCAAGACATGTAGAAATCAAAAAAACAGTAGTTTTTGGTGGAGTTTCTTCTACTGAACAAGCTAGAAAATTAGCTAAAGGAGTAGATATTTTAGTTGCTACTCCAGGAAGACTATTAGAGCATATTAGAAATAAAACTGTTAACTTATCAAGTGTACAAACTCTTGTAGTTGATGAAGTTGATACTATGTTAGAAATGGGATTCTTAGAAGACATCGAAACAATATTTGCACAAGCAAGTACAACTAGACAAATTATGATGTTCTCTGCAACTCTTAACCAAAATGTTAAGAAACTTGCAAAAGAGTTCTTATCAAACCCAGCAGTAATTGAAATTGCAAGTCAAAGATCTACAGTTGCGATTATTGATCAACAAATTATTCAAGTAGATCCAGAACAAAAATCTGCTTTATTATCATACCTTATTGGTTCAAGAAACTACTCTCAAGTTTTAGTTTTTGTTAATACTAAAAAAGAAGCTGATGGACTTGTTGAACACTTAGAATTAGATGGTTTACCTGCATCTTGTATCCATGGTGATGTAAGACAAACAGCTAGAGCTAAAGCATTAAGAAAATTCAAAAGTGGTGATATCAAAGTATTAGTTGCTACTGATATTGCAGCAAGAGGTATTGATATTCAATTACTTCCAGTTGTTGTAAACTACGAACTTCCAGAAACTGTAACTGATTATACACATAGAATTGGTAGAACAGGAAGAGCTGGTAATGCAGGTACTGCTATTACATTACTTAGTGTAAAAGATTATAGATTAATGCAAGAAATTGAAAAAGAACTTATCTTTAGTGTAAAAAGAGATATTATTGAAGATTTCGAACCAACAGAGAAAAAACCTAGAATCTTTAAAGCTAGAAAAAAACCTTTAAGTCATGTAAAAAGTTCTAGAAAACCTCAAGGGGCTACAAAACAAGACCCTAAAAAACAAAAAAAGAAAAAGTCTACTAAAACTACAAAAAGAGATGCAAACAGAAACTTTAGAAAATAG
- a CDS encoding 3'-5' exonuclease, which produces MIILDFETNSQNIGDVIEVAAVRLEVVNNEYKVVDKFHRYYLSRYPVNFYSYAVHRLTPELILEHRADKEYSSYFTEDEDFIDFCREANTLVAHNISFELRHIDKMAFFSNHICTMKENKKLVKSLNKKGNIKNPSLDEVCDFFDIEFDESSHHSATYDVSKTFEILRKMNLENS; this is translated from the coding sequence ATGATAATTTTAGACTTTGAGACAAATAGTCAAAATATAGGTGATGTAATAGAAGTAGCTGCTGTTAGACTAGAAGTAGTAAATAATGAATATAAAGTAGTAGATAAATTCCATAGATACTATTTATCACGGTATCCCGTTAACTTTTACTCTTATGCAGTTCATAGATTAACACCTGAGTTAATTCTAGAGCATAGAGCAGATAAAGAGTACTCTTCTTATTTTACAGAAGATGAAGATTTTATTGATTTTTGTAGAGAAGCTAATACTTTGGTAGCTCATAATATTAGTTTTGAATTAAGACATATTGATAAAATGGCTTTTTTCTCAAATCATATCTGTACAATGAAAGAGAATAAAAAATTAGTAAAGTCTTTGAATAAAAAAGGGAATATTAAAAACCCAAGTTTAGATGAGGTTTGTGATTTTTTTGATATTGAGTTTGATGAGTCTTCACACCATAGTGCAACCTATGATGTTTCGAAAACTTTTGAGATTCTAAGAAAGATGAACTTAGAAAATAGTTAG
- a CDS encoding DUF309 domain-containing protein, whose amino-acid sequence MIIIKELKVAIELLSKNEFVQAHDVFEDLWRAYKDSKNTREESFILKAFTNASISIELHKMNRSEHSTNVWNTFKKYENLIETIITPNRDKYKEIKTLIYTKRDEFIK is encoded by the coding sequence ATGATTATAATCAAAGAATTAAAAGTAGCTATTGAGCTACTAAGTAAAAATGAATTTGTTCAAGCCCATGATGTTTTTGAAGATTTATGGAGAGCATATAAAGATTCTAAAAACACTAGAGAAGAGTCTTTTATTCTAAAAGCATTTACAAATGCAAGTATCTCAATAGAGTTACATAAAATGAATAGGTCTGAGCATTCTACTAATGTTTGGAATACTTTTAAAAAATATGAAAACTTAATAGAAACAATAATTACTCCCAATAGAGATAAGTACAAAGAGATAAAAACTTTAATATATACGAAAAGAGATGAATTTATAAAATGA